In Cumulibacter soli, the following proteins share a genomic window:
- a CDS encoding LppM family (lipo)protein, translating to MKSAVRSLMILAGVLLLSGCFLIDMKMTVSSDDTVSGTMVIAVEESAAAALEEMGEGDGLVNGSEDMPAGATVEPYEQDGYVGRQISFDQVSIDEFNEMFQENGGTFTLTRDGDSFVFEGNLDTGSGSGGADPSAGGADPSDPAMPDMDAMMEQILSSASMSMSMSFPGEVTDTNGEVDGTTVTWDLTDLQDGGEVHATALAEDGAGNIDSGDAAEAAGTSDDSGFPVLPVVIGVVAAIVIIGGILILLRMNKKGTPTM from the coding sequence ATGAAATCCGCTGTCCGGTCCCTGATGATCCTGGCGGGAGTGCTACTACTGAGTGGCTGCTTCCTGATCGATATGAAAATGACAGTCAGCTCCGATGACACTGTTTCCGGCACGATGGTGATCGCCGTGGAGGAAAGCGCCGCGGCCGCACTGGAAGAGATGGGCGAAGGCGACGGCCTGGTCAACGGATCGGAAGATATGCCGGCCGGTGCCACGGTCGAACCGTACGAGCAAGACGGCTACGTCGGACGCCAGATTAGTTTCGACCAGGTGTCGATCGACGAGTTCAACGAGATGTTCCAGGAGAACGGCGGCACTTTCACGCTCACCCGTGACGGTGATTCGTTCGTCTTCGAGGGCAACCTCGATACGGGGTCCGGATCCGGAGGCGCCGATCCGTCCGCAGGAGGCGCCGATCCCTCGGACCCGGCGATGCCCGATATGGACGCAATGATGGAGCAGATACTGTCCTCGGCGTCGATGTCGATGTCGATGTCGTTCCCTGGAGAGGTCACCGACACCAACGGTGAGGTCGACGGAACGACCGTGACCTGGGACCTTACGGACCTGCAGGACGGCGGTGAGGTGCACGCGACGGCACTGGCCGAAGACGGTGCAGGCAACATCGATTCAGGTGATGCCGCAGAGGCTGCCGGTACGAGCGACGATTCTGGTTTCCCGGTGCTGCCGGTCGTCATCGGTGTCGTCGCGGCCATCGTCATCATCGGCGGAATCCTCATCCTGCTGCGGATGAACAAAAAGGGCACGCCCACGATGTAA
- a CDS encoding AMP-dependent synthetase/ligase — MPDTVLDLFHTTAEQRADQIAFQSLERDGVPAVSYTWGTLRTEVDALAAGLHELGVGAGDVLALMLNNRPEFHLCDLAGMSLGAATTSIYVTLAPEQIAYVLNDAQAKVVVTESAFLPVIERVRAEVPSITQVIVVDAPATENTLALADVLESGRASGVDVGALSAGIDLDTVITLIYTSGTTGDPKGVQLTHGNVIGAFRATEGRTIFPEPSRVISWLPAAHIAERMAHHYLPLKFGTEVTTCPDARLVAEYLPQVRPTWFFAVPRVWEKMKSALEAGLAAIPGEPGDQARAAVQAAIRKVQLEQAKQPVPPELATAVERADAAVFAGLRARLGLDAVEVANVGASPVPPEVIEFFLAIGVPLGEIWGMSETAGVGASNPPEDIRIGTVGTAPAGVELKLGEDGELLVRGDAIMREYRNRPEQTRDTVVDGWLHTGDIATIDEDGYVTIVDRKKELIINSMGKNMSPALIESRLKSASPLIGQAVAIGDNRPYNTALIVLDPESLPVWAASQGIEAASAEELAHDERLLSAIEDAVQRANHRLARVEQIKKYTVLPHEWLPSGDELTPTMKLRRRPISQKYAEQIDAMYA, encoded by the coding sequence ATGCCCGACACCGTCCTTGACCTCTTCCACACCACAGCCGAGCAGCGCGCAGATCAGATCGCATTCCAGTCGTTAGAGCGCGACGGCGTGCCGGCCGTCAGTTACACCTGGGGAACACTGCGCACCGAGGTTGATGCTCTTGCCGCGGGGTTGCACGAACTCGGCGTCGGCGCCGGCGATGTCCTCGCGCTGATGTTGAACAATCGCCCCGAGTTTCACCTATGCGACCTCGCCGGTATGAGCCTGGGAGCGGCTACAACCTCGATATACGTGACGCTGGCTCCGGAACAGATTGCGTATGTCCTCAATGACGCCCAGGCGAAGGTGGTCGTCACCGAATCGGCCTTCCTTCCGGTGATCGAACGGGTGCGCGCCGAGGTGCCATCGATCACCCAAGTGATCGTGGTCGATGCTCCAGCAACCGAGAACACTCTCGCGCTGGCCGATGTGCTGGAGTCCGGGCGCGCCAGTGGTGTCGACGTCGGCGCGTTATCGGCCGGGATTGATCTGGACACGGTTATTACGTTGATCTACACCTCCGGCACCACCGGTGATCCGAAAGGCGTACAGCTCACCCACGGCAATGTGATCGGCGCCTTCCGCGCCACCGAAGGTCGCACGATCTTCCCCGAGCCGTCGCGGGTGATCAGCTGGCTGCCAGCGGCGCACATCGCCGAACGAATGGCCCACCACTACTTGCCACTGAAGTTCGGCACTGAAGTCACTACCTGTCCGGACGCCCGGCTGGTGGCCGAGTACCTGCCGCAGGTCCGACCAACCTGGTTCTTCGCCGTACCGCGCGTGTGGGAGAAGATGAAATCCGCGCTCGAGGCCGGGCTTGCAGCGATCCCGGGCGAGCCCGGTGACCAGGCGCGTGCCGCGGTGCAGGCGGCCATCAGGAAGGTTCAGCTCGAACAAGCGAAGCAGCCGGTACCGCCGGAATTGGCCACGGCCGTCGAGCGCGCCGATGCGGCAGTGTTTGCCGGACTGAGAGCGCGCCTGGGTTTGGATGCTGTCGAGGTGGCGAACGTCGGCGCCTCACCGGTGCCTCCGGAGGTCATCGAGTTCTTCCTGGCGATCGGCGTACCGCTCGGGGAGATCTGGGGGATGAGCGAGACTGCTGGTGTCGGGGCATCCAATCCGCCGGAGGACATCCGCATCGGAACCGTCGGTACGGCTCCGGCCGGTGTCGAGCTGAAACTTGGCGAAGACGGGGAGTTGCTGGTGCGAGGAGACGCCATCATGCGCGAATACCGCAACCGTCCAGAGCAGACGCGTGACACCGTCGTCGACGGGTGGTTGCACACCGGCGACATCGCCACGATTGACGAGGACGGCTACGTCACGATCGTCGATCGCAAGAAGGAACTGATCATCAATTCGATGGGCAAGAATATGTCGCCCGCACTGATCGAATCGCGGTTGAAGAGCGCATCGCCGCTGATCGGCCAGGCCGTAGCGATCGGGGACAACCGCCCGTACAACACCGCGCTGATCGTGTTGGACCCCGAATCATTGCCGGTATGGGCGGCATCGCAGGGCATCGAGGCGGCGTCGGCGGAGGAATTGGCGCACGACGAGCGGCTGCTGTCGGCGATCGAGGACGCCGTTCAGCGCGCGAATCACCGCCTCGCGCGGGTCGAGCAGATCAAGAAGTACACGGTGCTGCCGCACGAGT